One Eurosta solidaginis isolate ZX-2024a chromosome 5, ASM4086904v1, whole genome shotgun sequence DNA segment encodes these proteins:
- the l(3)psg2 gene encoding NK-tumor recognition protein yields MSVINFKEDCVKTTNITMEEGDSSLEPGEVKTPPHGNEPNNTKQKAADEVINIIKCNKPQNVSHAKSASKQETDKCAEKVRAILELDAIKRKEERERKKEQKSETLLHKRKTKKKDHKKHKTSKHSKRESRKRKHTENDSGKEHGIIKKKTKNKKRKHDEHKSISSHTPAESYEPMRHISSAALPPLEYTSPMINTTPTNFSNGFSGYNNTRPYRSYSNPFMRNYRTDFRHRDSDFTPHNRGRFHRYRSQYNTGFFHANAVEETKIHHSPPPPDKSGFTSELMWTKTKPSISFTYNIIDRHKLNKTNKKERKISEHSGGKKKKHKKSKSREQSSKSSPKLSHKSSKRKKIKQIRKTLQTHSKKQRTFSSSYESVALTGEDDGHTPARDNNTPDIVKNATEGSPYSAIDYLNKPIKIEKDVYEEIAENKSKVGAKTADSSKSQVLDMFASLTPPQQNSPSTPTTDSKSTTNISSNFKITNKLQEIQCRVDKLLEDDDLKLESIQATKDKLLQKSREHTDNMHTNKSTKQGPKGYGSVSTSKRDAAKLKEKNTLADTYDDKKIKKSNKNKSYAKEMKASTPPLSLHSKSTANYKNSTPNLKLKEEKNFTPPRENNSRKDKHTVVIIKTEKMSPPLEDSPSGNLKKSAIYTNDSSPNTDDYSDNWENDDEELLMTSAAFLKLNQIEQISKNRTSSGRFINSSHSPSLADSADSESNSKIQSTTPKNSPPPQTRLSPLPGKKNNTMPKAKSPKVDSNNDTSELSEMQLLYNQFIKSVESADLKLTNESVVAGNDETTSVLETNKQHENEHLSTSSTSYSSSSSSSSDTSASSSASSSTTSSSDSASEDSNDADTLCKDATTTTTINNENNTKTNVHSASLTSSEDTTPQLFNMKNESNEGNVAKEMKKLENLEANLLRIQMMRANYDSADEISDELLKMEKLFLHEKNLILNKFMETSSSAGNLTKSDREADCDKFGLSLQTTEESLQLRGQFVQSMQKLQNEDDQPQITNIFDIKRDVIKLTISPVKLPKTSAIFDADNELDNSKQDIEAAENSNATVKQAKPTKEVAIVKPIMESKESSSNHHQKRRRSPLPSHHTNNTGQARSRSRRGRVRSLSVSPTRNSNNGRGITPPRRGGGFSKQSRNRNFDRRSRSRSPSGANRQYNRRLGDISPISRKRRPFANVEDRFRKHSPRRGSRSRTRSRSRSPRHRFGRYSRSPLPFKPPSPPTDPNLSPNNNIRRSSLSPDRHLRSISRSPHRKRTLSPSSNKSYDNNRHLSLSPRQEFYTQQQHSPTPGNNSYYFNNEPNRISLDARINIVLNGSNSSHNENTQQHNIAGYDDYSHYGQYGPAAYMSLPNDPNAFYANQYVSMANAGVPPIHGSHHTIQHGYTNLTIMGNDDTNMYTAMQQHATANASNYYYTRFGTQSFGLNQPSPLLKELPKASAVAVQKGNVLEIVPCNDIIAGSAMAEQKQNENKNVTTTSEQQYMAEETTTSNNDKSNRSILKPLDGETNTVRTASVGPAKKKKVNFEDGVYPNHNSDEEDRKVIEAKIRVKMRRLRKKLGITPQCHSLLVDKIRKSKQKENSNKIAPPPPPPGVIAPPNLEQPVYLRTHTPTPLLYFHFDGVVHSMYVSQMERPIPPRLLNPKCLSTTTTNTTATSHPTDSQSPLYMQSPVNAAGLHNTNKKDPITAFTKPTRTENLSPKVITTTTALHQQPAGTSSPKINFKLYSPIDSTSSTEIASSSPNNMKSNMTMSSMAATSTTLGANHFLPSKRQESPKDAAISGTRTNMTMGGLLPVPIGHPTMPPNTEITPQARIPVIGVPPTAIPKVMSSASEPFMSAGFSPTAMQTAHHPMNSMNMPNSNYQMGISPMGAHAYNPHMQMHSGLQQPYFNAPPIQRMHRPLPNYMVQQQQAQLSPNANLPMGGHHMVDNLGTTNTDLDKFASPQSMTNPFSYKGP; encoded by the exons ATGTCTGTAATCAATTTTAAAGAAGATTGCGTCAAGACTACTAATATAACAATGGAAGAGGGGGATAGTAGTTTAGAGCCAGGTGAAGTGAAAACACCGCCACATGGTAATGAGCCTAATAATACCAAACAAAAAGCCGCAGATGAAGTGATCAATATAATAAAATGCAATAAGCCACAAAATGTTTCCCATGCTAAATCAGCCTCTAAACAAGAGACGGATAAATGTGCGGAGAAAGTGCGTGCGATACTTGAATTGGATGCAATTAAGCGGAAGGAAGAAAGGGAAcgcaaaaaagaacaaaagtctGAGACTTTATTACACAAGCGTAAGACTAAGAAAAAAGATcataaaaaacataaaacttcCAAACATTCTAAAAGAG aatcGAGGAAAAGGAAGCATACAGAAAATGATAGTGGAAAAGAACATGGAATTattaagaaaaaaacaaaaaataaaaaaaggaaacatGATGAACATAAAAGCATTTCATCACACACCCCTGCTGAGTCATATGAGCCAATGCGTCACATTAGTAGTGCAGCATTACCGCCATTGGAATATACATCACCTATGATTAATACCACGCCAACAAATTTCTCAAATGGGTTTTCAGGTTATAATAATACTAGGCCTTATCGTTCATATAGTAATCCATTTATGAGAAACTATCGTACCGACTTTCGCCACAGAGACAGTGATTTCACGCCGCATAATCGTGGACGCTTTCACAGATACCGGTCTCAGTATAATACCGGATTCTTTCATGCAAATGCTGTCGAAGAGACAAAAATTCATCATTCACCACCACCGCCCGACAAAAGCGGATTTACTTCCGAATTAAT GTGGACGAAGACAAAACCATCTATATCTTTTACTTATAATATAATCGATCGCCATAAATTGAATAAAACgaataaaaaagaaagaaaaatttcagaGCACAGTGGTGGAAAAAAGAAAAAGCACAAAAAATCAAAATCACGTGAACAAAGCAGCAAATCAAGCCCTAAGTTAAGTCATAAATCGAGtaagagaaaaaaaatcaaacagatACGTAAAACCTTGCAGACACATTCAAAAAAACAACGTACATTTTCGTCATCGTACGAGTCAGTCGCATTGACCGGTGAGGATGATGGGCATACACCTGCAAGAGACAATAACACGCCAGATATCGTTAAAAATGCAACAGAAGGGTCGCCTTATAGTGCAATCGACTATCTTAATAAGCCAATTAAAATTGAAAAAGATGTTTATGAAGAAATAGCAGAGAATAAATCCAAGGTTGGTGCAAAAACCGCAGATTCAAGCAAATCTCAAGTATTAGACATGTTTGCGAGTTTAACGCCACCACAACAAAATTCACCATCAACACCAACAACTGATTCCAAGAGCACTACAAATATTTCATctaattttaaaataacaaataaactgCAAGAGATCCAATGTCGTGTTGACAAGTTATTAGAAGATGATGATTTAAAACTAGAGAGCATACAAGCAACTAAAGATAAATTGTTACAAAAATCACGTGAACATACAGATAACATGCATACAAACAAAAGTACAAAACAAGGTCCAAAAGGTTATGGCAGTGTTTCTACGTCGAAGCGTGACGCCGCtaaactgaaagaaaaaaacaCGCTAGCAGATACTTACGACgataaaaagattaaaaaaagtaacaaaaataagTCTTATGCTAAAGAAATGAAAGCATCAACTCCACCATTATCCTTACATTCCAAAAGTACCGCAAACTATAAAAATAGTACGCCTAATCTAAAACTTAAAgaggaaaaaaattttacacCACCAAGAGAAAATAATTCAAGAAAAGATAAACACACAGTGGTAAtaataaaaactgaaaaaatgtcGCCACCATTGGAAGATTCTCCCAGTGGTAATCTAAAAAAGTCCGCAATTTATACTAACGATAGCAGTCCAAATACTGACGACTATTCAGATAATTGGGAGAATGATGACGAAGAATTGCTTATGACTTCTGCTGCAtttcttaaattaaatcaaatcgAACAAATATCAAAAAATCGTACATCATCTGGACGTTTTATTAATTCTAGTCATTCACCAAGTCTTGCTGATAGTGCAGACTCTGAATCGAATTCAAAAATACAAAGTACTACGCCCAAAAATTCGCCTCCACCACAAACACGTTTATCACCACTAccaggaaaaaaaaataatacaatgccTAAAGCAAAATCACCAAAAGTGGACAGCAACAATGACACCAGCGAATTAAGCGAAATGCAACTTTTGTATAATCAATTTATTAAAAGTGTTGAGAGTGCTGATTTAAAATTAACTAATGAATCGGTTGTTGCGGGAAATGATGAAACAACAAGTGTTCTTGAAACAAATAAGCAACATGAAAATGAACATTTATCTACATCATCTACTTCTTATTCCTCTTCATCATCTTCATCATCCGATACCTCAGCATCGTCTTCAGCTTCATCTAGCACTACAAGCTCCAGTGATTCTGCCTCGGAAGATAGTAATGATGCAGACACATTATGTAAAGATGCAACAACTACCACCACaattaataatgaaaataatacaaaaacaaatgttCATTCTGCATCGCTAACAAGTAGCGAAGACACAACCCCACAATTATTTAACATGAAAAATGAATCGAATGAAGGGAATGTTGctaaagaaatgaaaaaattagaaaatcttGAAGCAAACTTACTGCGTATACAAATGATGCGTGCTAATTATGATTCGGCTGATGAAATAAGCGATGAATTGCTCAAAATGGAGAAACTTTTTTTACatgaaaaaaacttaattttaaataaatttatggaAACATCGTCCTCAGCGGGTAATTTAACAAAAAGTGATAGAGAAGCAGATTGTGACAAATTTGGTTTGTCCTTGCAAACAACTGAGGAATCTTTACAGTTACGTGGACAATTTGTGCAATCTATGCAAAAATTACAAAACGAAGACGACCAACcgcaaattacaaatatatttgaTATAAAACGTGATGTTATTAAATTAACTATATCGCCAGTAAAGTTACCAAAAACTTCTGCTATATTTGATGCAGACAACGAATTAGATAATTCTAAACAAGATATAGAAGCTGCTGAAAACAGTAACGCAACAGTAAAACAAGCAAAGCCAACCAAAGAAGTTGCAATTGTAAAACCAATAATGGAATCTAAGGAATCTTCATCAAATCATCATCAAAAACGTCGTCGATCACCATTACCATCACATCATACTAATAATACTGGGCAAGCAAGATCTCGTTCGCGCCGTGGACGTGTACGTTCATTGTCTGTCAGTCCAACTAGAAATAGTAATAATGGACGTGGTATTACTCCTCCACGACGCGGGGGCGGCTTTTCAAAGCAATCGCGTAATCGCAATTTCGACAGACGTAGCCGCAGTCGTAGTCCAAGTGGTGCAAATCGTCAATATAATCGACGGTTGGGTGATATAAGTCCTATATCACGTAAACGTAGACCGTTTGCAAATGTTGAAGATCGTTTTCGTAAACACTCACCCAGACGTGGTTCGCGTTCACGCACCCGGTCACGATCTCGCTCCCCACGACATCGTTTCGGTCGTTACTCTCGTTCACCTTTACCATTTAAACCACCTTCACCGCCCACAGATCCTAATTTATCACCAAATAATAATATACGTCGTAGTAGTCTATCACCTGACAGACATTTACGTTCAATTTCCCGTTCACCACACAGAAAGAGAACACTTTCGCCATCGTCTAACAAATCTTACGATAACAACCGACATCTTTCGTTATCACCAAGGCAAGAATTCtatacacaacaacaacattcgcCTACGCCAGGCAATAACTCATACTATTTTAATAACGAACCCAATCGCATATCGTTAGATGCTCGTATAAATATTGTGCTGAATGGGTCAAATTCTAGCCATAATGAAAATACGCAACAACACAACATCGCTGGATACGATGATTATAGCCATTATGGTCAGTATGGGCCGGCAGCATATATGTCATTACCAAATGATCCAAATGCATTTTACGCAAATCAGTATGTATCAATGGCAAATGCAGGCGTTCCTCCAATTCATGGATCACATCATACAATTCAACACGGATATACCAATTTAACAATTATGGGTAATGATGATACCAATATGTATACTGCAATGCAACAACATGCAACCGCTAATGCATCTAATTATTATTATACTCGTTTTGGTACTCAATCATTTGGGTTAAATCAACCATCACCATTGCTAAAGGAATTGCCCAAAGCATCTGCTGTAGCAGTACAAAAGGGAAATGTACTTGAAATTGTACCATGCAATGATATAATTGCTGGTAGCGCCATggcagaacaaaaacaaaatgaaaataaaaacgtTACTACTACCAGCGAACAACAGTACATGGCAGAAGAAACCACCACTTCCAATAATGACAAAAGCAATAGAAGTATTTTGAAACCGTTGGATGGTGAAACGAATACTGTTCGAACCGCATCAGTGGG GccagcaaaaaagaaaaaagtgaaTTTCGAGGATGGCGTATATCCCAATCACAATAGTGATGAAGAAGATCGGAAAGTAATTGAAGCTAAAATACGTGTGAAGATGCGACGATTGAGAAAAAAACTCGGTATAACACCTCAATGTCACAGCTTATTAGTAGACAAAATACGCAAgagtaaacaaaaagaaaattcaaataagATTGCACCACCACCGCCACCGCCAGGAGTTATTGCACCACCAAATTTAGAGCAGCCAGTTTATTTAAGGACCCACACACCAACACCCTTATTATATTTTCATTTTGATGGAGTTGTACATTCAATGTATGTATCACAAATGGAAAGACCCATACCACCACGCCTACTCAATCCGAAATgtttatcaacaacaacaacaaacacaacagCTACTTCACATCCTACTGATTCTCAATCACCTTTATATATGCAATCGCCAGTTAATGCGGCTGGTTTACATAACACAAATAAAAAAGATCCTATTACAGCATTTACTAAACCGACTCGCACCGAAAATTTATCGCCTAAAGTCATTACTACAACAACGGCATTGCACCAACAACCCGCTGGCACTAGCAGTCCTaagataaattttaaattatattcacCAATTGATTCAACAAGTAGCACAGAAATTGCGAGCTCATCACCTAACAACATGAAGAGCAATATGACCATGTCATCAATGGCGGCAACATCAACAACGTTGGGGGCAAATCATTTCTTACCATCCAAACGTCAAGAATCACCCAAAGATGCAGCAATCAGTGGTACACGTACAAATATGACAATGGGCGGCTTACTACCTGTACCCATAGGCCATCCCACAATGCCGCCAAATACTGAAATTACACCACAGGCACGAATTCCTGTAATAGGCGTGCCACCCACAGCTATTCCAAAAGTGATGTCTTCAGCATCAGAACCCTTTATGAGCGCTGGATTTTCACCTACAGCGATGCAAACCGCACATCATCCCATGAATTCCATGAATATGCCTAATTCAAATTATCAAATGGGTATATCACCAATGGGAGCACATGCATATAATCCACATATGCAGATGCACAGTGGTCTACAACAACCATATTTTAATGCACCACCCATTCAGCGTATGCATCGCCCACTTCCAAATTATATGGTTCAACAGCAACAAGCTCAATTGAGTCCTAATGCAAATTTGCCTATGGGCGGTCATCATATGGTGGATAATTTAGGAACAACAAATACTGATTTGGACAAATTCGCTAGCCCGCAAAGTATGACAAATCCTTTTAGTTATAAAGGGCCATAA
- the LOC137234007 gene encoding WD repeat domain phosphoinositide-interacting protein 1-like encodes MVTAEKPNCLQMLHFKKNQNICRCFYGSNIHSIRMNRTRLTDSLNIHDIRYLKMLHQIQNIAPNELGLNTKRVHIFKIDKKAVMMALDALDLQVAKIDAVRQLEKAEKHSSHCTDDAKSETVVVTAATDTTVISTSPSSGCSD; translated from the exons atggtgacagcagagaaacccaactgtttacaaatgttacacttcaaaaagaatcaaaatatctgccgtTGCTTCTACGGCTCAAATATACACAGTATACGAATGAATCGAACGCGCCTAACGGATAGTTTAAATATTCATGATATACGATACTTGAAAATGTTACATCAAATccaaaatattgcaccaaacgaactgggtctgaatactaaaagagtacacatattcaaaatcgataagaaggctgtgatgatggcaTTAGACG ctttaGATTTACAAGTAGCAAAAATTGATGCCGTcaggcaattggaaaaggcagagaagcattcatcacactgtacggatgatgcaaagtcagaaactgttgttgtaactgctgccaccgacacaacggtcatctctacttcgccgagtagcggctgttCCGACtaa